In one Misgurnus anguillicaudatus chromosome 1, ASM2758022v2, whole genome shotgun sequence genomic region, the following are encoded:
- the nup50 gene encoding nuclear pore complex protein Nup50 isoform X2, translating to MREDPANITRTFDTVGLARAAGGKKFVMAKRIAEKELTDRNWDQEDENEEGESGGAFKAFKGFSLTPGGGTPSFSGFGNGAGFKPLSGLTNGSVASVAPSFTGFNSSTPAKTNSGLSTFISSKPTDGDVTSNGSASSSGSKEYNRQLTALNCSVRDWITKHVNDNPLCDLNPIFRDYERHLASIDKKYGSGTSDGAGESTSFGGEQKRLQSSGASVSVAGDSSSSAAPSLFSFKGKDAAAAEKPEARAAVPPGVSFKFGQKVDSSVLSSLGSSGAPSFSFSSSSSSGTSAFGAAAPAVSTSVSAAGNSQTADENGEESDEPPVPVVKEIKEKDAFYSKKCKLFYKKDSEFKEKGVGTLHLKMVTDGKLQLLVRADTNLGNILLNIMVPSSMPCSRTGKNNVMVVCVPNPPVDEKNPSTPVPVLIRVKTSEDADELHQILQDKKA from the exons ATGCGCGAGGATCCCGCGAACATCACTCGAACATTCGACACTGTTGGTTTGGCGCGAGCGGCTGGCGGGAAAAAGT TTGTGATGGCCAAGCGGATCGCAGAGAAAGAGTTGACGGACAGGAACTGGGACCAGGAAGATGAAAATGAGGAG GGAGAGAGCGGAGGAGCTTTTAAAGCCTTCAAGGGCTTCTCGCTCACCCCGGGAGGAGGGACGCCATCATTCTCTGGCTTTGGTAACGGCGCTGGGTTCAAGCCTCTGTCCGGTCTGACCAATGGCAGCGTGGCTTCAGTCGCTCCATCTTTCACAGGGTTTAACTCATCCACGCCAGCTAAGACCAACAGCG GTCTCTCAACATTCATCAGCTCTAAACCCACAGACGGTGATGTCACCTCTAATGGCTCCGCCTCCAGCAGTGGCAGTAAAGAATACAATCGCCAGCTCACCGCACTCAACTGTTCAGTGCGCGACTGGATCACCAAGCACGTCAACGACAACCCCCTGTGTGACCTTAACCCCATCTTCCGCGACTACGAGCGACACTTGGCAAGCATCGACAAGAAATACGGCAGCGGCACGTCGGACGGCGCAGGAGAGAGCACGTCTTTTGGAGGGGAACAGAAGCGGCTTCAGTCGAGCGGTGCATCAGTTTCTGTCGCGGGGGATTCCAGCAGCAGTGCAGCACCTTCGCTCTTCTCGTTTAAGGGGAAAGACGCTGCAGCTGCAGAGAAACCAGAGGCGCGTGCTGCCGTTCCTCCGGGTGTCTCCTTTAAGTTTGGACAGAAGGTGGACAGCTCTGTCCTCAGCTCGCTCGGGTCCAGCGGAGCTCCGTCTTTCTCCTTCTCGTCATCGTCGTCGTCAGGCACGTCTGCGTTCGGAGCAGCTGCTCCTGCGGTTTCAACTTCTGTCAGCGCAGCCGGAAACAGCCAAACTGCAG ATGAAAACGGTGAGGAGTCAGACGAGCCCCCTGTTCCTGTGGTTAAAGAGATCAAGGAGAAAGACGCCTTCTACTCCAAAAA ATGCAAGTTGTTTTATAAGAAAGACAGCGAGTTTAAAGAAAAGGGTGTGGGAACGCTGCATCTGAAGATGGTTACTGATGGCAAACTTCAGCTGTTAGTTCGAGCAGATACCAACTTGG GGAACATCTTGCTGAACATCATGGTGCCCTCCTCCATGCCTTGCTCACGAACTGGCAAAAACAATGTGATGGTGGTGTGTGTGCCAAACCCTCCCGTGGACGAGAAGAACCCCAGCACGCCCGTTCCCGTGCTCATACGCGTCAAAACATCAGAGGACGCAGACGAGCTTCATCAGATCCTCCAGGACAAGAAAGCCTGA
- the nup50 gene encoding nuclear pore complex protein Nup50 isoform X1, whose amino-acid sequence MREDPANITRTFDTVGLARAAGGKKFVMAKRIAEKELTDRNWDQEDENEEAGMFSLASEDVIKNRSIKKAKRRNTGSEGESGGAFKAFKGFSLTPGGGTPSFSGFGNGAGFKPLSGLTNGSVASVAPSFTGFNSSTPAKTNSGLSTFISSKPTDGDVTSNGSASSSGSKEYNRQLTALNCSVRDWITKHVNDNPLCDLNPIFRDYERHLASIDKKYGSGTSDGAGESTSFGGEQKRLQSSGASVSVAGDSSSSAAPSLFSFKGKDAAAAEKPEARAAVPPGVSFKFGQKVDSSVLSSLGSSGAPSFSFSSSSSSGTSAFGAAAPAVSTSVSAAGNSQTADENGEESDEPPVPVVKEIKEKDAFYSKKCKLFYKKDSEFKEKGVGTLHLKMVTDGKLQLLVRADTNLGNILLNIMVPSSMPCSRTGKNNVMVVCVPNPPVDEKNPSTPVPVLIRVKTSEDADELHQILQDKKA is encoded by the exons ATGCGCGAGGATCCCGCGAACATCACTCGAACATTCGACACTGTTGGTTTGGCGCGAGCGGCTGGCGGGAAAAAGT TTGTGATGGCCAAGCGGATCGCAGAGAAAGAGTTGACGGACAGGAACTGGGACCAGGAAGATGAAAATGAGGAG GCAGGAATGTTTTCTCTAGCAAGTGAAGATGTGATAAAGAATCGTTCCATCAAGAAGGCCAAGCGTCGTAATACAGGTTCAGAG GGAGAGAGCGGAGGAGCTTTTAAAGCCTTCAAGGGCTTCTCGCTCACCCCGGGAGGAGGGACGCCATCATTCTCTGGCTTTGGTAACGGCGCTGGGTTCAAGCCTCTGTCCGGTCTGACCAATGGCAGCGTGGCTTCAGTCGCTCCATCTTTCACAGGGTTTAACTCATCCACGCCAGCTAAGACCAACAGCG GTCTCTCAACATTCATCAGCTCTAAACCCACAGACGGTGATGTCACCTCTAATGGCTCCGCCTCCAGCAGTGGCAGTAAAGAATACAATCGCCAGCTCACCGCACTCAACTGTTCAGTGCGCGACTGGATCACCAAGCACGTCAACGACAACCCCCTGTGTGACCTTAACCCCATCTTCCGCGACTACGAGCGACACTTGGCAAGCATCGACAAGAAATACGGCAGCGGCACGTCGGACGGCGCAGGAGAGAGCACGTCTTTTGGAGGGGAACAGAAGCGGCTTCAGTCGAGCGGTGCATCAGTTTCTGTCGCGGGGGATTCCAGCAGCAGTGCAGCACCTTCGCTCTTCTCGTTTAAGGGGAAAGACGCTGCAGCTGCAGAGAAACCAGAGGCGCGTGCTGCCGTTCCTCCGGGTGTCTCCTTTAAGTTTGGACAGAAGGTGGACAGCTCTGTCCTCAGCTCGCTCGGGTCCAGCGGAGCTCCGTCTTTCTCCTTCTCGTCATCGTCGTCGTCAGGCACGTCTGCGTTCGGAGCAGCTGCTCCTGCGGTTTCAACTTCTGTCAGCGCAGCCGGAAACAGCCAAACTGCAG ATGAAAACGGTGAGGAGTCAGACGAGCCCCCTGTTCCTGTGGTTAAAGAGATCAAGGAGAAAGACGCCTTCTACTCCAAAAA ATGCAAGTTGTTTTATAAGAAAGACAGCGAGTTTAAAGAAAAGGGTGTGGGAACGCTGCATCTGAAGATGGTTACTGATGGCAAACTTCAGCTGTTAGTTCGAGCAGATACCAACTTGG GGAACATCTTGCTGAACATCATGGTGCCCTCCTCCATGCCTTGCTCACGAACTGGCAAAAACAATGTGATGGTGGTGTGTGTGCCAAACCCTCCCGTGGACGAGAAGAACCCCAGCACGCCCGTTCCCGTGCTCATACGCGTCAAAACATCAGAGGACGCAGACGAGCTTCATCAGATCCTCCAGGACAAGAAAGCCTGA
- the nup50 gene encoding nuclear pore complex protein Nup50 isoform X3 yields MAKRIAEKELTDRNWDQEDENEEAGMFSLASEDVIKNRSIKKAKRRNTGSEGESGGAFKAFKGFSLTPGGGTPSFSGFGNGAGFKPLSGLTNGSVASVAPSFTGFNSSTPAKTNSGLSTFISSKPTDGDVTSNGSASSSGSKEYNRQLTALNCSVRDWITKHVNDNPLCDLNPIFRDYERHLASIDKKYGSGTSDGAGESTSFGGEQKRLQSSGASVSVAGDSSSSAAPSLFSFKGKDAAAAEKPEARAAVPPGVSFKFGQKVDSSVLSSLGSSGAPSFSFSSSSSSGTSAFGAAAPAVSTSVSAAGNSQTADENGEESDEPPVPVVKEIKEKDAFYSKKCKLFYKKDSEFKEKGVGTLHLKMVTDGKLQLLVRADTNLGNILLNIMVPSSMPCSRTGKNNVMVVCVPNPPVDEKNPSTPVPVLIRVKTSEDADELHQILQDKKA; encoded by the exons ATGGCCAAGCGGATCGCAGAGAAAGAGTTGACGGACAGGAACTGGGACCAGGAAGATGAAAATGAGGAG GCAGGAATGTTTTCTCTAGCAAGTGAAGATGTGATAAAGAATCGTTCCATCAAGAAGGCCAAGCGTCGTAATACAGGTTCAGAG GGAGAGAGCGGAGGAGCTTTTAAAGCCTTCAAGGGCTTCTCGCTCACCCCGGGAGGAGGGACGCCATCATTCTCTGGCTTTGGTAACGGCGCTGGGTTCAAGCCTCTGTCCGGTCTGACCAATGGCAGCGTGGCTTCAGTCGCTCCATCTTTCACAGGGTTTAACTCATCCACGCCAGCTAAGACCAACAGCG GTCTCTCAACATTCATCAGCTCTAAACCCACAGACGGTGATGTCACCTCTAATGGCTCCGCCTCCAGCAGTGGCAGTAAAGAATACAATCGCCAGCTCACCGCACTCAACTGTTCAGTGCGCGACTGGATCACCAAGCACGTCAACGACAACCCCCTGTGTGACCTTAACCCCATCTTCCGCGACTACGAGCGACACTTGGCAAGCATCGACAAGAAATACGGCAGCGGCACGTCGGACGGCGCAGGAGAGAGCACGTCTTTTGGAGGGGAACAGAAGCGGCTTCAGTCGAGCGGTGCATCAGTTTCTGTCGCGGGGGATTCCAGCAGCAGTGCAGCACCTTCGCTCTTCTCGTTTAAGGGGAAAGACGCTGCAGCTGCAGAGAAACCAGAGGCGCGTGCTGCCGTTCCTCCGGGTGTCTCCTTTAAGTTTGGACAGAAGGTGGACAGCTCTGTCCTCAGCTCGCTCGGGTCCAGCGGAGCTCCGTCTTTCTCCTTCTCGTCATCGTCGTCGTCAGGCACGTCTGCGTTCGGAGCAGCTGCTCCTGCGGTTTCAACTTCTGTCAGCGCAGCCGGAAACAGCCAAACTGCAG ATGAAAACGGTGAGGAGTCAGACGAGCCCCCTGTTCCTGTGGTTAAAGAGATCAAGGAGAAAGACGCCTTCTACTCCAAAAA ATGCAAGTTGTTTTATAAGAAAGACAGCGAGTTTAAAGAAAAGGGTGTGGGAACGCTGCATCTGAAGATGGTTACTGATGGCAAACTTCAGCTGTTAGTTCGAGCAGATACCAACTTGG GGAACATCTTGCTGAACATCATGGTGCCCTCCTCCATGCCTTGCTCACGAACTGGCAAAAACAATGTGATGGTGGTGTGTGTGCCAAACCCTCCCGTGGACGAGAAGAACCCCAGCACGCCCGTTCCCGTGCTCATACGCGTCAAAACATCAGAGGACGCAGACGAGCTTCATCAGATCCTCCAGGACAAGAAAGCCTGA
- the nup50 gene encoding nuclear pore complex protein Nup50 isoform X4: MAKRIAEKELTDRNWDQEDENEEGESGGAFKAFKGFSLTPGGGTPSFSGFGNGAGFKPLSGLTNGSVASVAPSFTGFNSSTPAKTNSGLSTFISSKPTDGDVTSNGSASSSGSKEYNRQLTALNCSVRDWITKHVNDNPLCDLNPIFRDYERHLASIDKKYGSGTSDGAGESTSFGGEQKRLQSSGASVSVAGDSSSSAAPSLFSFKGKDAAAAEKPEARAAVPPGVSFKFGQKVDSSVLSSLGSSGAPSFSFSSSSSSGTSAFGAAAPAVSTSVSAAGNSQTADENGEESDEPPVPVVKEIKEKDAFYSKKCKLFYKKDSEFKEKGVGTLHLKMVTDGKLQLLVRADTNLGNILLNIMVPSSMPCSRTGKNNVMVVCVPNPPVDEKNPSTPVPVLIRVKTSEDADELHQILQDKKA; the protein is encoded by the exons ATGGCCAAGCGGATCGCAGAGAAAGAGTTGACGGACAGGAACTGGGACCAGGAAGATGAAAATGAGGAG GGAGAGAGCGGAGGAGCTTTTAAAGCCTTCAAGGGCTTCTCGCTCACCCCGGGAGGAGGGACGCCATCATTCTCTGGCTTTGGTAACGGCGCTGGGTTCAAGCCTCTGTCCGGTCTGACCAATGGCAGCGTGGCTTCAGTCGCTCCATCTTTCACAGGGTTTAACTCATCCACGCCAGCTAAGACCAACAGCG GTCTCTCAACATTCATCAGCTCTAAACCCACAGACGGTGATGTCACCTCTAATGGCTCCGCCTCCAGCAGTGGCAGTAAAGAATACAATCGCCAGCTCACCGCACTCAACTGTTCAGTGCGCGACTGGATCACCAAGCACGTCAACGACAACCCCCTGTGTGACCTTAACCCCATCTTCCGCGACTACGAGCGACACTTGGCAAGCATCGACAAGAAATACGGCAGCGGCACGTCGGACGGCGCAGGAGAGAGCACGTCTTTTGGAGGGGAACAGAAGCGGCTTCAGTCGAGCGGTGCATCAGTTTCTGTCGCGGGGGATTCCAGCAGCAGTGCAGCACCTTCGCTCTTCTCGTTTAAGGGGAAAGACGCTGCAGCTGCAGAGAAACCAGAGGCGCGTGCTGCCGTTCCTCCGGGTGTCTCCTTTAAGTTTGGACAGAAGGTGGACAGCTCTGTCCTCAGCTCGCTCGGGTCCAGCGGAGCTCCGTCTTTCTCCTTCTCGTCATCGTCGTCGTCAGGCACGTCTGCGTTCGGAGCAGCTGCTCCTGCGGTTTCAACTTCTGTCAGCGCAGCCGGAAACAGCCAAACTGCAG ATGAAAACGGTGAGGAGTCAGACGAGCCCCCTGTTCCTGTGGTTAAAGAGATCAAGGAGAAAGACGCCTTCTACTCCAAAAA ATGCAAGTTGTTTTATAAGAAAGACAGCGAGTTTAAAGAAAAGGGTGTGGGAACGCTGCATCTGAAGATGGTTACTGATGGCAAACTTCAGCTGTTAGTTCGAGCAGATACCAACTTGG GGAACATCTTGCTGAACATCATGGTGCCCTCCTCCATGCCTTGCTCACGAACTGGCAAAAACAATGTGATGGTGGTGTGTGTGCCAAACCCTCCCGTGGACGAGAAGAACCCCAGCACGCCCGTTCCCGTGCTCATACGCGTCAAAACATCAGAGGACGCAGACGAGCTTCATCAGATCCTCCAGGACAAGAAAGCCTGA
- the kiaa0930 gene encoding uncharacterized protein KIAA0930 homolog encodes MAAVPGLCHNDRSDDDTTAEPDESLQPMLKAIADERNRLNVRQDLSGLGCFKDDRIVFWTWMFSVYFMEKWSPRQDDMLFYVRRKLAYVSEDNTEGKKVEVEVYRRDSKKLPGLGDPDIDWEESVYLNLILQKLDYVVTCAVCTRSDAGDIHIHKKKSQQVFASPSKHPMDSKGEESKMSYPNIFFMIDNFEEVFSDMTVGEGEMVCVELVASDKSNTFQGVIFQGSIRYEALKKVYDNRVSVAAKMAQRMSFGFYKYNNMEFVRMKGPQGKGHAEMAVSRVPTGDTSPCGTEEDQDSPLHERVTSFSTPPTPERNRPSFFSPSLRRKVPRNRIAEMKKSHSANDSEEFFREDDDEDLCNATNLRSRSLSGTGRSLVGSWLKLNRKEEYFLLYSHLTYVTLPLHRITTDILEVRQKPILMT; translated from the exons ATGGCCGCCGTACCGGGTTTGTGTCATAATGACCGGAGCGACGACGACACCACCGCCGAACCCGACGAGTCTCTGCAGCCCATGCTGAAGGCCATCGCGGACGAGCGGAACCGCCTGAACGTCAGACAGGATCTCAGCGGACTGG GTTGCTTTAAGGATGACCGTATAGTCTTCTGGACGTGGATGTTCTCCGTATACTTCATGGAGAAATGGTCTCCTCGTCAGGATGATATGCTCTTCTATGTGAGACGCAAGCTCGCGTACGTCAGTGAAGACAACACTGAAGGGAAGAAG GTGGAGGTTGAGGTTTACAGAAGAGACTCCAAAAAACTTCCAGGTCTGGGAGATCCCGACATCGACTGGGAGGAGAGCGTTTATCTCAACCTCATCCTGCAGAAA TTGGACTATGTGGTGACATGTGCAGTGTGCACACGCTCAGATGCAGGAGACATCCACATCCACAAGAAAAAGTCTCAG CAAGTGTTTGCGTCTCCAAGCAAACACCCCATGGACAGCAAAGGTGAAGAGTCCAAAATGAGCTACCCCAACATCTTCTTCATGATCGACAACTTTGAGGAG GTGTTCAGTGATATGACTGTTGGTGAAGGTGAGATGGTTTGTGTTGAGTTGGTGGCCAGTGATAAAAGCAACACTTTTCAGGGCGTCATCTTCCAGGGCTCCATCCGTTACGAGGCCCTCAAGAAGGTTTACGACAACCGG GTAAGCGTAGCCGCTAAGATGGCCCAGCGGATGTCATTTGGTTTCTACAAGTACAACAACATGGAGTTTGTAAGGATGAAGGGTCCTCAGGGCAAAGGTCACGCTGAGATGGCAGTGAGTCGAGTGCCcaccggagacacgtcaccctgCGGGACGGAGGAAGATCAAGATTCACCACTCCACGAGAGA GTGACATCATTCAGCACCCCGCCCACCCCAGAGAGAAACAGACCCTCCTTCTTTTCACCATCACTGAGGCGCAAAGTTCCCAGAAACCGAATCGCAGAGATGAAGAAATCTCATTCAGCCAATGACAGCGAGGAGTTTTTCAGGGAGGATGATGATGAAG ATCTTTGCAATGCCACAAACCTGCGCTCTCGATCTCTGTCGGGCACGGGTCGCTCGCTGGTTGGTTCTTGGCTGAAGTTGAACAGAAAGGAGGAATATTTCCTGCTGTATTCTCACCTCACATATGTGACTCTACCCCTACATCGCATCACCACAG ATATTCTGGAGGTGAGACAGAAGCCCATTCTGATGACATAA